One region of Sphingomonas adhaesiva genomic DNA includes:
- a CDS encoding YdcF family protein, with protein MIRRLIALALLGWALGFVAFMWLLPGPAAPAVRTDAIVVPTGAAGRIARGLELLEAGRARRMLVTGTAPGVTRADLIRVAGHARTIACCVDLGADAVDTRGNAEETAAWLARHRYRTIRLVTSDWHARRARLELAYALGDGVDIVVDGVPSFPTLGQAFNEYNKLLLRAAAIGGQAVWRRVPHGGRA; from the coding sequence GTGATCCGCCGGCTGATCGCGCTGGCGCTGCTGGGCTGGGCGCTGGGCTTCGTCGCGTTCATGTGGCTGTTGCCCGGCCCGGCCGCGCCGGCGGTGCGTACCGACGCGATCGTCGTGCCGACGGGCGCCGCGGGGCGGATCGCCCGCGGTCTGGAGCTGCTGGAGGCGGGGCGGGCGCGGCGGATGCTGGTGACGGGGACCGCACCGGGGGTGACGCGCGCCGACCTGATCCGCGTGGCGGGGCATGCCCGCACGATCGCCTGCTGCGTCGATCTGGGCGCGGATGCGGTGGATACGCGGGGCAATGCGGAGGAAACCGCGGCGTGGCTGGCGCGGCATCGCTACCGCACGATCCGGCTGGTGACGTCCGACTGGCATGCGCGGCGGGCGCGGCTGGAGCTGGCCTACGCATTGGGGGACGGGGTGGACATCGTGGTCGACGGGGTGCCGAGCTTCCCCACGCTGGGGCAGGCGTTCAACGAATACAACAAGCTGCTGCTGCGCGCCGCCGCGATCGGCGGGCAGGCGGTGTGGCGGCGCGTGCCGCATGGGGGACGGGCATGA
- a CDS encoding lysophospholipid acyltransferase family protein, translating into MTAWRILRALAFRLVFYAGSVPILLIVPLVALIGGQRMMVPYAHGWSRFHRWAAATFLGVRTRFEGTLPDHPVLYAAKHEAMYETVELSFLLHGPAVVLKRELMRIPLWGYATKVYGAIAVDRDASASALRRMVKDAGVAKAQGRSVIVYPEGTRVPHGATPPLRSGFAGLYKTLGYPVVPIATDSGRFVPRRGWPRAGVVTIRLGEEIPAGLPRKEAEARVHAAINVLAATGGEG; encoded by the coding sequence ATGACGGCGTGGCGGATCCTCAGGGCGCTGGCGTTCCGGCTGGTGTTCTATGCCGGATCGGTGCCGATCCTGTTGATCGTGCCGCTGGTCGCGTTGATCGGCGGGCAGCGGATGATGGTCCCCTATGCGCATGGCTGGTCGCGCTTCCATCGCTGGGCCGCGGCGACCTTCCTGGGGGTACGCACCCGGTTCGAGGGGACGCTGCCCGACCATCCCGTGCTCTACGCCGCCAAGCACGAGGCGATGTACGAGACGGTCGAGCTTTCGTTCCTGCTCCATGGCCCCGCCGTCGTGCTGAAGCGCGAGCTGATGCGGATCCCGTTGTGGGGCTATGCGACGAAGGTGTACGGCGCGATCGCGGTCGACCGCGACGCGTCGGCCAGTGCGTTGCGGCGGATGGTCAAGGACGCCGGCGTGGCGAAGGCGCAGGGGCGCTCGGTGATCGTCTATCCGGAGGGAACGCGCGTCCCGCACGGCGCCACCCCGCCGCTGCGCTCGGGATTTGCCGGGTTGTACAAGACGCTGGGCTATCCGGTGGTCCCGATCGCGACCGACAGCGGGCGGTTCGTGCCGCGCAGGGGCTGGCCGCGCGCCGGCGTCGTCACGATCCGGCTGGGGGAGGAGATTCCCGCCGGGCTGCCACGCAAGGAGGCGGAGGCGCGGGTCCATGCCGCGATCAACGTGCTTGCCGCTACGGGTGGCGAGGGGTAG
- a CDS encoding peptidylprolyl isomerase, translating to MRRLIPALALLLIATPIAAQRADRATPGWVRVKLETADGPIVLALDRRHAPATTDNFLKYVDDGRFDGVSFYRTARNRKAPQFGFIQSGIRTDARRFLDMIPHESTKKTGIRHLDMTISMARKGPPGSANGNFFITVGAQPSMDWTPANPGYAAFGRVVGGQATVKRILAEKTGGGMNGTLMLKPVRVDRAIRLDGTPRPTGRPRPWLIEQRRDG from the coding sequence ATGCGCCGCCTGATCCCTGCCCTCGCCCTTCTGCTGATCGCCACCCCGATCGCCGCGCAGCGTGCCGACCGGGCCACGCCGGGCTGGGTCCGGGTCAAGCTGGAGACGGCGGACGGACCGATCGTCCTCGCGCTCGACCGGCGGCATGCGCCCGCCACGACCGACAATTTCCTGAAATATGTCGACGACGGGCGGTTCGACGGGGTCAGCTTCTATCGCACCGCGCGCAACCGCAAGGCGCCGCAGTTCGGCTTCATCCAGTCGGGCATCCGCACCGATGCGCGCCGCTTCCTCGACATGATCCCGCACGAATCGACGAAGAAGACCGGCATTCGCCACCTCGACATGACGATCTCGATGGCGAGGAAGGGCCCGCCGGGATCCGCCAACGGCAATTTCTTCATCACGGTCGGCGCGCAGCCATCGATGGACTGGACCCCCGCCAACCCCGGCTATGCCGCGTTCGGCCGCGTCGTCGGCGGACAGGCGACGGTGAAGCGTATCCTGGCGGAGAAGACCGGCGGGGGTATGAACGGCACGCTGATGCTGAAGCCCGTCCGCGTCGACCGCGCGATCCGGCTGGACGGCACCCCCAGGCCGACCGGGCGGCCGCGCCCCTGGCTGATCGAGCAGCGGCGCGACGGCTGA
- a CDS encoding acylphosphatase — protein MIRRRLVVTGRVQNVFFRDWFVEHATALGLDGWVRNRADGSVEAVVEGAAEMVETIAGCARQGSPASRVEQVTVSDDAPAETLAGFGKRATL, from the coding sequence GTGATCCGCCGCCGGCTGGTCGTGACCGGGCGGGTGCAGAACGTCTTCTTCCGCGACTGGTTCGTCGAGCATGCGACGGCGCTGGGGCTCGACGGCTGGGTCCGCAACCGCGCCGACGGCAGCGTCGAGGCAGTGGTGGAGGGTGCCGCCGAGATGGTCGAGACGATCGCCGGGTGCGCCCGGCAGGGCTCGCCGGCGTCGCGGGTCGAGCAGGTGACGGTCAGCGACGATGCGCCGGCGGAGACGCTGGCGGGGTTCGGGAAGCGCGCCACGCTTTGA
- the ung gene encoding uracil-DNA glycosylase, which translates to MTDPVLDPGWAAALRGEFDAPYMAALRAFVAAEEAAGKRIFPPAADRFAALALTPLDAVRVVILGQDPYHGAGQAHGLSFSVRPGVRVPPSLANIYKELASDCGIVAPAHGHLAHWARQGVLLLNTVLTVEEGRAAAHRGRGWERLTDAVVRAVASSDQPVVFLLWGSHAQKKAAFVRDVAAGGRHLVLTAPHPSPLSAYKGWFGSRHFSRANTFLEQHGRGTIDWSLPAIG; encoded by the coding sequence ATGACCGACCCCGTGCTCGATCCCGGCTGGGCCGCCGCGCTGCGCGGCGAATTCGATGCGCCGTACATGGCGGCGCTGCGTGCGTTCGTCGCCGCGGAGGAGGCGGCGGGGAAGCGCATCTTTCCGCCCGCCGCGGATCGCTTCGCGGCGCTGGCGCTGACCCCGCTCGACGCGGTGCGCGTCGTCATCCTGGGGCAGGACCCGTATCACGGCGCGGGGCAGGCGCATGGCCTGTCCTTCTCGGTGCGGCCGGGGGTGAGGGTGCCGCCCAGCCTGGCCAACATCTACAAGGAACTGGCGAGCGACTGCGGCATCGTGGCGCCGGCGCACGGCCATCTGGCGCATTGGGCGCGGCAGGGCGTGCTGCTGCTCAATACCGTGCTGACGGTCGAGGAAGGCCGCGCCGCGGCGCATCGCGGGCGGGGGTGGGAGCGATTGACCGACGCGGTGGTGCGCGCCGTGGCTTCGAGCGATCAGCCGGTCGTCTTCCTGCTGTGGGGCAGCCATGCGCAGAAGAAGGCGGCGTTCGTCCGCGACGTCGCGGCAGGCGGGCGGCACCTGGTGCTGACCGCGCCGCACCCATCGCCGCTGTCGGCGTACAAGGGGTGGTTCGGATCGCGTCATTTCAGCCGGGCCAACACCTTCCTTGAGCAGCACGGGCGGGGCACGATCGACTGGTCGCTGCCGGCGATCGGTTAG
- a CDS encoding type II toxin-antitoxin system Phd/YefM family antitoxin: MQAVSYSEARENLKSMIDKVVADRAPLAITRQRGEGAVLISASEWASIEETLYLLRSPKNAERLLEAVRGFEAGDTKAVPLP, from the coding sequence ATGCAAGCTGTCAGCTATTCCGAAGCGCGCGAGAACCTGAAGTCGATGATCGACAAGGTGGTCGCGGATCGCGCCCCGCTCGCCATCACGCGCCAGCGCGGCGAGGGTGCGGTGCTGATCTCGGCGAGTGAATGGGCGTCGATTGAGGAGACGCTGTACCTGCTGCGCTCGCCGAAGAACGCCGAGCGACTGCTGGAGGCGGTACGCGGGTTCGAAGCGGGCGATACCAAGGCTGTGCCGCTGCCGTGA
- a CDS encoding Txe/YoeB family addiction module toxin, whose product MNVQFWPTAWEDLRHWQDSDEKITAKLMGLIDECRRHPFKGTGKPEPLGGNLSGWWSRRISHEHRLVYRVTGSGDEQVLQVAQCRYHY is encoded by the coding sequence GTGAACGTGCAGTTCTGGCCGACGGCGTGGGAAGACCTGCGCCACTGGCAGGATAGCGACGAGAAGATCACCGCGAAGCTGATGGGGCTGATCGACGAATGCCGGCGACACCCGTTCAAGGGCACCGGCAAGCCCGAGCCGCTGGGCGGCAATCTGTCAGGCTGGTGGTCGCGCCGGATCAGCCACGAGCATCGGCTGGTGTATCGCGTGACGGGAAGTGGCGACGAGCAGGTGTTGCAGGTGGCGCAGTGCCGGTATCATTATTGA
- a CDS encoding ImmA/IrrE family metallo-endopeptidase yields the protein MAALMLNRPNYTRAEREAQRILDDMRVVTPPVNPVEVAKNLGVEVVFATFSGKSRGISGFYDCEENAIFVNEEEFPLRQTFTVAHELGHSVLHGDWARSADYQVMWRDPTRQNQDFREKEANAFAASLLMPRDMMDEYWDRLSLQQMSRLFAVSVPAMKNRLSFLYGV from the coding sequence ATGGCGGCGTTGATGCTAAATCGTCCAAATTACACGCGAGCAGAACGCGAAGCCCAGCGTATTTTGGATGATATGAGAGTGGTTACTCCGCCGGTTAATCCGGTAGAGGTTGCCAAAAATCTAGGTGTGGAGGTTGTGTTTGCAACTTTCTCGGGAAAAAGTCGCGGCATCTCGGGGTTCTACGATTGCGAAGAAAATGCAATTTTTGTCAATGAGGAGGAGTTTCCTCTCAGGCAAACCTTTACAGTCGCTCATGAATTAGGCCACAGTGTTTTGCATGGCGATTGGGCGAGATCCGCCGATTATCAAGTTATGTGGCGTGATCCTACTCGGCAGAACCAAGATTTTCGTGAAAAAGAAGCTAATGCATTTGCGGCCAGCCTGCTAATGCCGCGCGACATGATGGATGAGTATTGGGATAGGCTTAGCCTCCAGCAAATGTCGCGTCTTTTCGCCGTATCAGTACCAGCTATGAAAAACAGGCTCTCGTTCCTGTATGGCGTCTGA
- the thiC gene encoding phosphomethylpyrimidine synthase ThiC, protein MADIPARTEIGVTTGPIRGSRKIHVGPLQVAMRAIDLEPSSGEPALNVYDTSGPYTDPQARIDIMAGLPQRRRAWIEARGDVEAYDAREVRPEDNGQLGPDRSGGVPRFPRAIPRPLRAKAGANVSQMHYARRGIITPEMEYVATRENLGREMAREYVRDGQSFGAAIPDYVTPEFVRDEVARGRAIIPSNINHPESEPMAIGRNFLVKINANIGNSAVASNVATEVDKLVWSIRWGADTVMDLSTGRNIHDTREWIIRNSPVPIGTVPIYQALEKVGGIAEELTWEIFRDTLIEQAEQGVDYFTIHAGVRLPYVPLTAKRVTGIVSRGGSIMAKWCLAHHKESFLYERFDEITEIMKAYDIAYSLGDGLRPGSIADANDEAQFAELYTLGELTHRAWAQDVQVMIEGPGHVPMHKIKENMDKQLEVCGEAPFYTLGPLTTDIAPGYDHITSGIGAAMIGWYGTAMLCYVTPKEHLGLPDRDDVKVGVVTYKLAAHAADLAKGHPAAKLRDDALSRARFEFRWRDQFNLSLDPDTAESYHDQTLPAEGAKTAHFCSMCGPKFCSMKITQEVRDFAAKQNAPVETFVAAEDAEAGMTRMSELYNEGGRELYTNAGRNR, encoded by the coding sequence ATGGCCGACATTCCCGCCCGTACCGAAATTGGCGTCACCACCGGCCCGATCCGCGGCAGCCGCAAGATCCACGTCGGTCCCCTGCAGGTCGCGATGCGCGCGATCGACCTGGAGCCGTCCTCGGGCGAGCCCGCGCTCAACGTCTACGACACGTCGGGCCCCTATACCGATCCGCAGGCGCGCATCGACATCATGGCCGGGCTGCCGCAGCGCCGCCGCGCCTGGATCGAGGCGCGCGGCGACGTGGAGGCGTATGACGCGCGCGAGGTCCGCCCGGAGGATAACGGCCAGCTCGGCCCCGACCGCTCCGGCGGCGTCCCCCGCTTCCCGCGCGCCATCCCGCGCCCGCTGCGCGCGAAAGCGGGCGCCAACGTCAGCCAGATGCACTATGCCCGCCGCGGCATCATCACGCCCGAGATGGAATATGTCGCCACGCGCGAGAATCTGGGCCGCGAGATGGCGCGCGAATATGTCCGCGACGGCCAGTCCTTCGGCGCGGCGATCCCCGATTACGTGACGCCCGAGTTCGTCCGCGACGAGGTCGCGCGCGGCCGCGCCATCATCCCGTCGAACATCAACCACCCCGAAAGCGAGCCGATGGCGATCGGCCGCAACTTCCTGGTCAAGATCAACGCCAACATCGGCAATTCCGCGGTCGCCAGCAACGTCGCCACCGAGGTCGACAAGCTCGTCTGGTCGATCCGCTGGGGTGCGGACACGGTCATGGACCTGTCGACGGGGCGCAACATCCACGACACGCGCGAGTGGATCATCCGCAACTCGCCCGTGCCGATCGGCACCGTCCCCATCTATCAGGCGCTGGAGAAGGTCGGCGGCATCGCCGAGGAGCTGACGTGGGAGATCTTCCGCGACACGCTCATCGAGCAGGCCGAGCAGGGCGTCGACTATTTCACCATCCACGCCGGCGTCCGTCTGCCCTATGTCCCGCTCACCGCGAAGCGCGTGACCGGCATCGTGTCGCGCGGTGGCTCGATCATGGCGAAATGGTGCCTGGCGCACCACAAGGAAAGCTTCCTCTACGAGCGCTTCGACGAGATCACCGAGATCATGAAGGCGTATGACATCGCCTATTCGCTCGGCGACGGCCTGCGCCCCGGCAGCATCGCCGACGCCAATGACGAGGCGCAGTTCGCCGAGCTCTACACGTTGGGCGAGCTGACCCACCGCGCCTGGGCGCAGGACGTCCAGGTCATGATCGAGGGCCCCGGCCACGTGCCGATGCACAAGATCAAGGAGAATATGGACAAGCAGCTCGAGGTCTGCGGCGAGGCGCCCTTCTACACGCTCGGGCCGCTCACCACCGATATCGCGCCGGGCTACGACCATATCACCAGCGGCATCGGGGCGGCGATGATCGGCTGGTACGGCACCGCGATGCTCTGCTACGTGACCCCCAAGGAGCACCTCGGCCTCCCCGACCGCGACGACGTCAAGGTCGGCGTGGTGACGTACAAGCTCGCCGCCCACGCCGCCGACCTCGCGAAGGGCCACCCGGCGGCCAAGCTGCGCGACGACGCGCTGAGCCGCGCGCGCTTCGAATTCCGCTGGCGCGACCAGTTCAACCTGTCGCTCGATCCCGACACGGCGGAATCGTACCACGACCAGACCCTCCCCGCCGAAGGCGCCAAGACCGCGCACTTCTGCTCGATGTGCGGCCCGAAATTCTGCTCGATGAAGATCACGCAGGAGGTCCGCGACTTCGCCGCGAAGCAGAACGCGCCGGTGGAGACGTTCGTCGCTGCGGAGGACGCCGAGGCGGGGATGACGCGGATGAGCGAGCTCTACAACGAAGGCGGTCGTGAACTGTATACCAACGCCGGGCGAAATCGATAG
- a CDS encoding ferritin-like domain-containing protein: MIKDSVFAALDLANQRRAERRRFLKFAGGASAAAGGLALLSACGGGGGSPTPSPSPSPTPSPTGTAVPNDIAILQLALNLEYLEAQFYSIAAFGRYLPASSTGGVVGTPGAVTGGRQRIFDDRVIANYAREIAADEIAHVDALRAVITAASPNFVINMPAINIDGGATGAFTAAARAAGVVGATETFDPYASDENFLLAAFLFEDVGVTAYKGASPLITNATYLEAAAGILAAEAYHAGLIRSELFQRGLTARSNANKIAAARDALDGTGTLDAGIATADASGNLTVANIVPADGNGVAYSRSTGQVHNIVYLRRDAGIGGGFFPAGTNNSLESLRTSTAPTATPTPTPTATATPR; this comes from the coding sequence ATGATCAAAGATTCCGTCTTCGCCGCCCTCGACCTCGCCAACCAGCGCCGCGCGGAGCGCCGCCGCTTCCTGAAGTTCGCGGGCGGGGCCAGCGCCGCCGCGGGCGGGCTGGCGCTGCTCTCCGCCTGCGGTGGCGGGGGCGGGTCGCCCACGCCGTCGCCCTCCCCCTCGCCGACGCCCTCCCCCACCGGGACCGCGGTGCCGAACGACATCGCCATCCTCCAGCTGGCGCTGAACCTCGAATATCTGGAGGCGCAATTCTATTCGATCGCCGCCTTCGGCCGGTACCTGCCCGCCTCCAGCACCGGCGGCGTGGTCGGCACGCCCGGCGCGGTGACCGGCGGGCGCCAGCGCATCTTCGACGACCGCGTCATCGCCAATTACGCGCGGGAGATCGCCGCGGACGAGATCGCGCACGTCGACGCGCTGCGCGCGGTCATCACCGCCGCCAGCCCGAATTTCGTCATCAACATGCCCGCGATCAACATCGACGGCGGCGCCACCGGCGCCTTCACCGCCGCGGCGCGCGCGGCGGGCGTCGTCGGCGCGACCGAGACGTTCGATCCTTATGCCTCGGACGAGAACTTCCTGCTCGCCGCGTTCCTCTTCGAGGATGTCGGCGTCACCGCGTACAAGGGCGCCTCGCCGCTCATCACCAACGCCACCTATCTGGAGGCCGCGGCCGGCATCCTGGCGGCGGAGGCGTATCACGCCGGTCTGATCCGCAGCGAGCTGTTCCAGCGCGGGCTGACCGCGCGGAGCAACGCCAACAAGATCGCCGCCGCGCGCGATGCGCTCGACGGCACCGGCACGCTCGACGCGGGCATCGCCACGGCGGACGCCAGCGGCAATCTGACGGTCGCCAACATCGTGCCCGCCGACGGCAACGGCGTCGCCTACAGCCGCTCCACGGGCCAGGTGCACAACATCGTCTACCTGCGCCGCGACGCCGGGATCGGCGGCGGCTTCTTCCCCGCGGGCACCAACAACTCGCTCGAATCGCTGCGCACCAGCACCGCACCGACCGCGACGCCCACTCCGACGCCGACCGCCACCGCGACGCCACGCTGA
- a CDS encoding ferritin-like domain-containing protein, whose amino-acid sequence MSDFEPMMEALDARARRRETRRAFFTQAAGMAAGATLLAGTAAAQTATPTPSPSPSPSPSPTSTAPVLSDVDVLNFALNLEYLEANFYALAVTGSGLGSADISGSVGTAGAASGGRAVTFTDATLASYAREIAADELAHVRFLRGQLTTTTYIAQPAIDLSVGVNSAFSVAARAAGLITGTNSVFDPYASEENFLLAAFLFEDVGVTAYKGAAPLIGNKLILEAAAGILAVEAYHAATIRGLLYRRGIDAPAPNAITRAGGISDARDRLDGNPAEDKVRGIAPDDDQGIATQSTADGDRSNIVPANENGIVYSRSPAQVLNIAYLNNTTATSGGFFPAGVNGTIKSSAAAT is encoded by the coding sequence ATGAGCGATTTCGAGCCGATGATGGAGGCGCTCGACGCCCGCGCGCGGCGTCGCGAGACGCGCCGCGCCTTCTTCACCCAGGCCGCGGGGATGGCCGCCGGCGCGACGCTGCTCGCCGGGACCGCCGCCGCGCAGACCGCCACGCCGACGCCCTCGCCATCGCCATCGCCGTCGCCCTCTCCCACCTCGACCGCGCCGGTGCTCAGCGACGTCGACGTCCTCAACTTCGCGCTGAACCTCGAATATCTGGAGGCGAATTTCTACGCCCTCGCCGTCACCGGCTCGGGGCTGGGGTCGGCCGACATCAGCGGCTCGGTCGGCACCGCGGGCGCGGCGTCGGGCGGGCGCGCGGTGACCTTCACCGACGCCACGCTCGCCAGCTACGCGCGTGAGATCGCGGCGGACGAGCTGGCACACGTGCGCTTCCTGCGCGGCCAGCTGACCACGACCACCTATATCGCGCAGCCCGCGATCGACCTGTCGGTCGGCGTCAACAGCGCGTTCAGCGTCGCCGCGCGCGCCGCCGGGCTCATCACCGGCACGAATTCGGTGTTCGATCCCTATGCGTCGGAGGAGAATTTCCTCCTCGCCGCCTTCCTGTTCGAGGACGTCGGCGTCACCGCCTACAAGGGCGCGGCCCCGCTGATCGGCAACAAGCTGATCCTGGAGGCCGCCGCCGGCATCCTGGCGGTGGAGGCGTATCACGCCGCGACGATCCGCGGGCTGCTCTATCGCCGCGGCATCGACGCGCCGGCCCCCAATGCGATCACCCGCGCGGGCGGTATTTCCGATGCGCGCGACCGCCTCGACGGCAATCCGGCCGAGGACAAGGTGCGCGGCATCGCCCCCGACGACGATCAGGGGATCGCGACGCAGAGCACCGCCGACGGCGACCGTTCCAACATCGTCCCCGCGAACGAGAACGGCATCGTCTACAGCCGCTCGCCCGCGCAGGTGCTGAACATCGCCTATCTCAACAACACCACGGCGACCTCGGGCGGCTTCTTCCCCGCCGGCGTCAACGGAACGATCAAGAGCAGCGCGGCGGCGACCTGA
- a CDS encoding MipA/OmpV family protein: MLRAAVRATFVGALALSTPVAAQTGNAPAEPIAAPDPTLVGDTVTVAVAGAYLPDYEGSDDYRLVPGPAAIGSFRNLSFQVLGNRASIDLIPNRPGPTWDVQAGPVGVINFNRTNLNAIDDVRVRALGKRGTAIELGGYAGIGKTGVVTSPYDKLSASISYRYDVNGVHKSGILTPSVNYFTPLSLEAAVGLFAAAEHVERGFARTYFDVDAAGSAAGGLPVYTARGGWKHWTVGLAGTYALTGNLLKGAKLIAGGSYKRMLNDFGDSPVTSIAGSRSQWLAAVGLGYTF; the protein is encoded by the coding sequence ATGCTTCGCGCCGCCGTCCGCGCCACATTCGTCGGCGCGCTCGCGCTGTCCACGCCGGTCGCCGCGCAGACCGGCAACGCGCCCGCAGAGCCGATCGCGGCGCCCGATCCGACGCTGGTCGGCGACACCGTCACCGTCGCGGTGGCCGGCGCCTATCTGCCGGATTACGAGGGGTCGGACGATTACCGCCTCGTCCCCGGCCCGGCGGCGATCGGCTCGTTCCGCAACCTGTCGTTCCAGGTGCTCGGCAACCGCGCCTCGATCGACCTGATCCCCAACCGTCCGGGTCCGACCTGGGACGTGCAGGCGGGGCCGGTGGGCGTCATCAACTTCAACCGCACCAACCTGAACGCGATCGACGACGTCCGCGTCCGCGCGCTGGGCAAGCGCGGCACTGCGATCGAGCTCGGCGGTTATGCCGGGATCGGCAAGACCGGGGTCGTCACCAGCCCCTATGACAAGCTCTCCGCGTCGATCAGCTACCGCTACGACGTCAACGGCGTGCACAAGAGCGGCATCCTGACGCCCTCCGTCAACTACTTCACCCCGCTCAGCCTGGAGGCGGCGGTGGGGCTGTTCGCCGCCGCGGAGCATGTCGAGCGCGGCTTCGCGCGCACCTATTTCGATGTCGACGCCGCAGGCTCCGCCGCGGGCGGGCTTCCCGTCTATACCGCGCGCGGCGGGTGGAAGCACTGGACGGTCGGCCTCGCCGGCACCTATGCGCTGACCGGCAATCTCCTGAAGGGTGCAAAGCTGATCGCGGGCGGCAGCTACAAGAGGATGCTCAACGACTTCGGCGATTCGCCCGTGACGTCGATCGCGGGCTCGCGCAGCCAGTGGCTCGCCGCGGTCGGGCTGGGCTATACGTTCTGA
- a CDS encoding DUF2141 domain-containing protein, with translation MRVRRAGAALLLAVPLIGATPLAALDVAVENMRSARGLIRICLTADPDNFPNCVDDRDAVTRTIPAGQHALHFGALPRGDYAVAVIHDENGNAKLDTFMGIPKEGFGFSRNPPIRFGPPRFTAARFRIDSDAESQQIRMRYML, from the coding sequence ATGCGCGTGCGCAGGGCGGGCGCGGCGCTGCTGCTGGCGGTGCCGCTGATCGGGGCGACCCCGCTCGCCGCGCTTGACGTCGCGGTCGAGAACATGCGCTCGGCCAGGGGGCTGATCCGCATCTGCCTGACCGCGGACCCGGACAATTTTCCCAATTGCGTCGACGATCGCGATGCGGTGACGCGCACCATCCCCGCGGGGCAGCACGCGCTCCACTTCGGTGCGCTGCCGCGCGGCGACTATGCCGTGGCGGTGATCCACGACGAGAACGGCAATGCGAAGCTCGACACGTTCATGGGCATCCCCAAGGAAGGGTTCGGCTTCTCGCGCAATCCGCCGATCCGCTTCGGCCCGCCGCGCTTCACCGCGGCACGCTTCCGCATCGACAGTGATGCCGAATCGCAACAGATCCGGATGCGTTACATGCTGTGA
- a CDS encoding sterol desaturase family protein — translation MPIVPILLSALAMSAIVAVRYLAASGGFALATRAKHRGLYAGLDPQIRREIAWSLASAAIYGAPAGVVAWGWQNHGWTRIYADLHAWPLWYWPLSVFLYLAAHDTWFYWTHRWMHRPRVFRLAHAVHHASRPPTAWAAMAFHPVEAITGAVAIPLLVFAIPIHVVALALVLTIMTVMGVTNHMGWEMFPRFMWGGRVGRWLITASHHQRHHERYGCNYGLYFRFWDRLCGTDDGLGDFARSHARAQGGRGAAAGGAADRGDPARRA, via the coding sequence ATGCCGATCGTCCCCATCCTGCTGTCCGCGCTGGCGATGTCGGCGATCGTCGCGGTGCGCTATCTCGCCGCCAGCGGCGGATTCGCGCTCGCCACGAGGGCGAAGCATCGCGGGCTGTACGCCGGGCTCGACCCGCAGATCCGGCGCGAGATCGCGTGGAGCCTCGCCTCCGCCGCGATCTACGGCGCGCCCGCCGGGGTCGTCGCCTGGGGCTGGCAGAACCACGGCTGGACGCGGATCTACGCCGACCTGCACGCCTGGCCCCTGTGGTACTGGCCGCTGTCGGTCTTTCTCTACCTCGCCGCGCACGACACCTGGTTCTACTGGACGCATCGCTGGATGCATCGCCCGCGGGTCTTCCGCCTGGCGCATGCGGTCCACCATGCCAGCCGCCCGCCGACCGCCTGGGCCGCGATGGCGTTCCATCCGGTCGAGGCGATCACCGGCGCTGTGGCCATTCCGCTACTGGTCTTCGCAATTCCCATTCATGTCGTCGCACTCGCTCTGGTGCTGACGATCATGACGGTTATGGGGGTGACCAACCACATGGGCTGGGAAATGTTCCCGCGATTCATGTGGGGCGGGCGCGTGGGACGCTGGCTCATCACCGCCAGCCACCACCAGCGGCATCATGAGCGGTACGGGTGCAATTATGGGCTCTATTTCCGGTTCTGGGATCGACTGTGCGGGACCGATGACGGGCTCGGCGACTTCGCGCGCAGTCATGCGCGTGCGCAGGGCGGGCGCGGCGCTGCTGCTGGCGGTGCCGCTGATCGGGGCGACCCCGCTCGCCGCGCTTGA